In Mytilus trossulus isolate FHL-02 chromosome 10, PNRI_Mtr1.1.1.hap1, whole genome shotgun sequence, the DNA window TTTATTGTTTCACTCGTTAATGGGATCATTAAATGTCAATTCAGTACTGTTTGATAACGTTTCAGACAAAGCAGTATGTTGTTGATGTACAGGTAAATtgtattcgtttgatgtgtgcTTTGTTATTTGacttgccatgtgattatggactttcgaATTAGAATTTCCTCAAAGTtccgtatttttgtgattttactttttgggcttttgattttgtccattgttaagggactttccgttttgaattttcctttcaGTTCTATccttgttttttcttttctactgAGTGAATAATTGGATCATCATCAACTGAATAGATCGTAATTGACTTTAAGCGAATTGTCTGACCAGTACTGCATTAACCGCagttgatcattttttttacatgaactGAAAAATAGGTTTACTATCGAAAGTGAATAGGATAATGGATTTATACAGAGCATTGTTTCTGTTTCCTATGCTATTTTTTGAAATGCAAGAAcgtatgatatatataaaaataagaagatgcgaTAAGATGGCAAATGAGATAAATGTATACCAGAACATTATCACTTACATCATAATATATTACCGGTAATGTACATACAACTGGTTACACAGATCAAAATATGTTGTACATGATTGCTAAATCCattgttttgaaatgacaattggactgacaaaaaataaatgctgtTCATGGGGGCAACACGAATTGCTTTGAATGTCAATCTGGGATACATGTTCTATTGTATTTACCGCAATGATATATACACAGCTACATTTTACTATTTCTttaccaaaaatctgtagtactggaaatctacttttaatattcagtactattttttaacttaaaaaatattgtaatatttaggtacctgtattttacagtactcgatttttacttgaaatttgagtactacagattttttgttgcatggttacattttcagcattttgaaagtttgtctTCTTCAAATCTCATTAAGTTAGGATGTTCAAACATGGAATACTGTGATCATTGTTGGTATTATTTTTGTGCCaatattttaagtacaaatcaagtacttaAGGCTTTTGCACAAGTTATAAGTTTTGTGATACACACTTTCTTGCAAGTTGGTAAAagtttgttttctaaaatatttcgGTCTAGCGTCTTAAACTCAAATATATTTGCCTCTACCAAATATTTAGTGCTATTCTCCTTGTCCTCAAACTGGAAATAAGGATACCTGAATGGTTAAAAttctaattttctttttctttttataccaAAATCatacctataaaaaaaaattgtgttctgatatgtttttataaatgctCAGTATTAGACTGCATCATGTAGTTGAAGAAATGTGACAGAAATCAGTAAAATAAAAGGCTGTTTGCTACCATTATCAATTTGTGTTAAGCGGTTCATAACACACTGACAATTTGTACAAACTAtgtgtaaaaataataatttgtataacattacatcttgtacacaacatatataacaGAAGGATGTGAACATTGCTAAATGCCTTCTGTGACATTGTCTTCATAAGACAGTTATTTAACGAGAAATTGTCAATTCACAAAAACACATTACAACTATAAGTGTGATAAGATAAATAGTTTTTCTTCTAATTTGTAACATTATGCATacactattttattcaaaacctTATtgcatatatcattttttttataataaagatatgaatttaGCGAACGAAAAATGTGCACAAGtatagaaaacaaatttacGAACACATTTTATTCGACTGCttaaaaacagataaaatgAAACTCAAATTGCATATGTACTTGCTCTATGACAGAAATGAATAAATGCAGCTaccgattaaaaaaaattttcacATGAAACTACATATGTAATTGTAGACCAGAAAACAAATGCAGAAACTTGTATTCACATATACAAGACGGCTTGTTTCAATCTTGGAAATCATACTCCACAGCAGAAGATAATCGATACCTTGGATAAACCAATGATGTCTTTATCTTCAAGATCATTAGGACCATCAGCAATTAGACCACTGTGTTTGGCTTTAACAGTAAGTAAACTAGGACAGATTAGGACACGATCCTTAAAATGTTGCTGGGTTTCAACCCTTTTCAACTtcgtaaataaaggcaatagtattATGCCGCTGTTTAATAGTCTTAATTTAcctatttgacaagtttttaaCGATCGGGATTCGAAAGTAGCTGATGAGTCTTTTCTATTtgatctatgatgagtttatttactcgATGGCTGACACCTACTGTTTAGTTCTAACAACCTAAACACTGTATTGATGATACATACAGGACCAATAAGTAATACATCATTTAAGTACTGAAGTGCTAAAACGTCTTGGTTGAGACCCACAAGAATATCTTTCAACTAAAAACTGACGAAATACTGACGTTCTGACGGATGACAAGACTTAATTGTACCAAATaataatcaaattcaaattcaaatggaaaaaaatggttgcatatacgtgtcaaatattttaacttaCAACCTTCTATTTTATACATTCTATACACTCATAAGATGTATCAAAAACTTATATACATCAAATCaggaatggaaaaaaaaacattcacaaTTCACAAAATGATACCCTAGacatattctcaattttacatctTTTCGTATTCATTAAAACATCACTTATTTGCATTTCAAGTTCTTCGTTTTGTTTTCGTCAATATCAGTGGAATTATCATTTAGTTTTTCtgttaaaattcaatttatcaATGTTTTGGTCGCATTTTGATTATGATATTGTCAAGCAACCTCGTATGTAGCGACTTTTCACAATGATATATAGCTTAACTAACTTATGCTTTAGGAAAACATGAAAATAGAAACACTTAACCTGGATGCAGTTGACCTCCAGGATGAAGGATGCAAATATGTTTCCGAAATGTTATTGGAAAACTCTTCAATTTGTAGACTTGTAAGTTATgtatattaataatattaactaaataaagacaacaattAAAAAGGCATGTAACAGAATTCGAACAGCTATGACTATTCTAATGTTACCAGCTCCTTTTCTATACTAGGCTACATTTGTTGTCTTTGATTACCAATTAAGATATAGCATCACTTACTTTAGTTTCAGATTGATTTTGTCATCACATCTATATGAAACGAGATGCTGGTGATGATAATTACGAAGAAGTATTTGAACCAGcgcatgtatatattttaagtcCTGTGAACGAGTTTACaagtaattgaaattaaatccTATACGTGTTATCGACAAAAAtaatcatagatataggaagatgtggtgtgagtgccaatgagacaactctccatccaagtaacaatttaaaaagtaaaccattataggttaaagtacggccttcaacacggagccttggctcacaccgaacaacaagctttaaagggccccaacattactagtgtaaaaccattcaaacgggaaaaccaacggtctgaaTGTTGATCAGAAACATGACAGCTAGTTAACTTTCggcctgataaacaattaaaacagaaaaaatgtgGTGAGTGTTaacatttttcaataataaagaGCTGGTACCTATTTCAtaatttcatttacaaaatgaaGTACTATACCAAATTTAATAGATTAACTTTCAATTCAATAATGATGAAACTTTATGTGTTATTTTTCAGAATGTTTCAAAAAATGGACTTGGTCCTATAGCAGCAAACTATTTATCGATTGCTATGATACAATCACAGTTTCTCCAACAACTGAATTTATCAGGTAATAACATTAATTAAATTGTCTTCACATTTATAAACCATTTACTAGTGTTGAATAATGCAATTAGTTAATCAGCTGTAATCTAAAGgattaatatattatttcaatCTGTTACAGGGTGTCACAACTGGAATATCGTTGAATTATTGGTTAAATTTTCTGAAGCTGGGACATTGTTAATATGTCACAAAATTTTGGTGTACCATAtcgaaaatattacaaaattgtttcacatttaaaTTGTACATTTCTATGTTCATCTGCGACAGAAGGTCAATCGATGCCGTTTAGGGAATAACATTCATTGCACTCTTTCAAGAAGTCCTGATTTTTTAATCAAGCTCTTTTATACTGTTTCGACTATAACATTAACAGTTTTACTAAAATAAATGAGTTATCAAGCATGGtttattttaacatgtataaaaagtttTAGATACGTCTGATATAGAGTTATATGATAAAACTAAAtgtaatttattgaaattacaGAAGgcttttttttctagaaatatatattttttattgtagaaaaTAAGTTTGACTTTGAGGCTGCTCTTAGTTTATCAAGAGCTATTGCAGTAAGTTTAACATATTTAGGAACTCTATTAGTTAGTCAttttatgtaaaacataaacgTATGAGAATCTGTACGAATAAACATAATACCTTAGTTTATTAATGgatttacctaaaaaaaaaaaacaataaaaaacaaacaaaaaaccctAAAAAAGAAAACcgaacaaaaatatcaaaagatgtggtattattgacaatgagacaaatctccaccaGAGACAATACGACCTATAAGAATATCAACTATATTGTATGTTCTTTGTTAAGTTGATATAGTTTTAAAGAATACTAGACAATTTtctaaactattttaaaaaagaattcatTGCAATAACACTGTTGTTGAATCGTCGATTTCAAAAGGCAAagttctgtccctatccaatataccatAGTTTCCCAATTTCAGGTTGAGGAATAAATCCTCCCACAAATATCTGAACCATCCTTTTTTATTATCGTTCATTTGatcttgtcctgaatatgcatacAATATTTGTCATTTGACTAAAGTAAACaatattcaatcaatcaatgggAAAATGTTACAGTGCTAAAACtcgatttacatgtatttatttcagAAGAATGATAGAATCTGCAACATCGATTTAAGTAAGAATGGATTTTGTTCAAGAAGTGGAAACGTTTTAGGTTCTGCCATAGGTAGGTCTTTGTATGAACATTATCAGCATTTTATAAGTTGGAGATCATCAATTGTATACATGACAGTGTAATTTTTCATCTTTATGCtcgtttattgtttattgttgcaatttgatatttcataCGAGAATATAACTGATGTCGGTCTTATAATCTATTAACCAGATCGATCTTACTAGTTCGTTTCACATAAATTGGTGTATAAtgagaaaataaacattaaatttcattaagttCGATAggtaaataaattgataaaaatcataCACAGTGAATATTCCTTTTCCAATTATAAACTTATAAACCCTTATAATAGGATGTCCCACCATCTATTATTTTTTGAATAGGGAGAGGTCATTGAAAccagtaatatatatatattataaaaggcAGATTTATCTTGAATGAAAGGCAGATTTATCTTGAATAAGAggtacatttattttgaataagctgtagatttttttttctagctgAGAATAAAAAGCTCGAAAAACTTAATCTGAGCTGGAATGAGATAAGAGGTAAAGGTGCCGTGGCAGTTTTTAAAGGAATTATGGTAAGCATTGTGTTAAAACATCTGTACCAAAACTCATGGACAGTAAAAAATGAATAGATttaggaagatgtggaatgagtgtCAATGgaacaactctccattcaagtcaaaatttataaaagtaaaccattattggtcAAGGTTCggtcttcaacaaggagccttggctcacaccaaacagcaagctataaagggcccaaaaaaatacttgtgtaaaaccattcaaacgggaaaacctaTGGTCTACTCTATATAataaacgagaaacgagaaaccaATATGAACCACATCGTCAAACAACAACTACttaacatcagattcctgacttaggaagCATACATTAAAATGATTCAAAAGTTAGAAAGAAAACGCATGCATTATATtctatattgattttgttataccAATTGCATCTTGTTTGTGACTTTCATTAACGGACAAAGCTAGGATTGCATTACGAAGATAAATGCATAGAAGAAAATGTTTACACACTCGACACCTACTCGTTCTATCTTTGCGTATTGGAACTATGTTGAGAATCAATTCACGAACTcgaataaattatataaaatgtgttgAATATTTCAGACATTATAAATTTGTGCGGTATAAGTCAATCATACCATTGACAGTAGAAAATTCGATTTTGGTATTAAACAATTGCACGTTTTGGTCctgaagatattttaaaagtcaaactAGCGCAGATTTAATTTTGTACACTTTAAGAAAATGTGTTTGCAAATTGTttgcaaaacatgtttatttcattattcaaaaccATGACTGTACTGCGTGCGTTTCGCAATCGCAGTCGACTTTTATTTAGGATGTTTCATACAAAGATGGCCTTTAAAAATATGTGTTGACAGCATTACTGGTGACCATTGTCTTGTTATCCTTTCCCCTACACGtcgctattaaaaaaaatagcttttgACAATTCGAAAAATTGATGCCTTTAACACAGTATAGGTAACACCATGTACGTTTTCTATTTCTAGTTCTACTTTATTGATTAATCTTAAATAAGAcatttttgttgcaggtaaatACATGCTTGAAATCAATTGATTTATCTTGGAATGGGTTAGGTTATGAAGGCACCTTATCGCTGTGTGAAGCATTGAAACGAAACAGAACTCTTCATACAATTGACATTTCAAATAATAGAATTAACTGGAAAGCAGCTGAGATCCTTAGTAGGGCTCTGTCAAAGAACACTACCTTGCAGGTTTTACATGTACGAACtaactttcttttttaaattttatttaattttaaggtTGCGTATTATCAGTTCTAGATACCTTACTGTTTAAAACATGCGTAAAATCAAGCAAGCATAATATTAAGAATAGTCTTATTCATGACATCACATCATTTCAACAAGCACCTGTTGTTAACCGTTTCGATCATTATAACACCTCGATGGTTTCTTATGGCCTGGAGTGCAGGAGTTCTTGGATTGGATATCCGACTGAATCCAACCAAGGACTTAAACATCTGCTAAGCATGTGGTATTTAGGAATACAAGCAAATACTATTCTTGACGGCTTCGAAATAGACTATGTGTCAGAATAGGTTGATATTTCATTCTGGTGACTTTATACTTTTTGAGCTAACTAGTTTAAATATTACTCACTTGCCGgtcaagtacaaatgtataattctGTTATTCCAAAAATAGGtaagtgtaaaaaaaattatatgaagataaatgattaaagaTGTATATTAATATTTGGATTTATTAATTCAATAGCTCCAGAATTAAATGTAATTCGTTTTTTTTAACGGAGTATTTCCAATTTCCATAAAGCCTCTCTTCTACAAAAAGGATATGTCTACTTAATCTTTGTTGCCAACATTGGTGTTGCATTTTTCTTCGTATTTAAacaagtgtttttttcttttaagataGGAAACAATCCAATAACCACAACAGGAGCGATGGATCTTGTCGAGGCCGCAGAAACAAAAACCAGCGCCTTGAAATCACTGGATCTGACGGTAAATTTGACTCTACATTCTTATTAGAAAGTTTTTATCTAGTTGAAAAAAACCTATACAGCTGTTCTTGGGGTTCAATATTTGCAGCTTAAATGAACACCTGCCTCATTGTTTAtcgtaaaaaaaacccagtcaGGTTTACTAGTGGTCTAATAGTTGATCCTTGCCTCAGGCGTTGGATTTCTTTGGattgttcaatattttagaTACTAGTGTTACCTTTCCTACTTTTCCGAAGTATAACATCCGTGAATTACTTCTGTAAAAAGCAGATCATGTCAAATAAATAATCGAAAATCTAGAGAGagtatgtatatattatttgacATTAAGTTATatctcggacttctcttgaactgaattttaatgtgcgtattgttatgcgtttacttttctacattggttagaggtatagagggagggttgagatctcacaaacttgtttaaccccgccgcatttttgcgcctgtcccaagtcaggaacctctggcctttcttagtcttgtattattctaattttagtttcttgtgtacaatttggaaattagcatggcgttcattatcactgaactagtatatatttgtttaggggccagctaaaggaatttctcgcttcattgaagacctgttggtgaccttctgctgttgtttttttttctacggtcgggttgttgtctctgtgacacattcccaatttccattctcaatttaatttccTACCTTTCCGAAGTATAACATCCGGGAATTACTTCTGTAAAAAGCAGATGATGTCAATTAAATAATCGAAAATCTAGAGAGagtatgtatatattatttgacATTAAGTtatataataatacattatttatttctataaaggATATACCTGTATTAAGTGAGACAACCCTTCTTGCATTTGTGATAAATAGACAAAGACCCTTCCAGTTTGTACATGGAGATGTAGTCCATACACCAGACGTACTTGGGCAAAGATTTGGTAAGATTcagacatttaaaaagaaaaacttctAACATAAGATTCtgatatatttatcatgttcataCGGCTAATGTAAAATCTTCCTTTTctgacaaaatcattttttgaagACGAGTTTATGATTTATCGTTTAGTTTGGACAAAGAGATGTTGTCTAGACACCAGACGTACTTGAACAAAGATTTAGTATGTTACTgacatatgaataaaaaaaagagaagttTTATGTTTAATCattcaatgatataaaatatgtgGTTAAAGTGAATGtgcttttctttaaaaaaaatctgagcgAATGACTAAACAGTTTTGAATACTAGACTTCATTGATCATCATAAGTTATTAccctttaaattaaaaatatatctacgaaattaagaaatttattattattcaaggGAAGGTAGGAGTTTAAATCcatagattattttttaataatttgaatctcctatgttgtgttataaaaaagaaaaaacattataatttaaaagtggAATTTGAAAAGATAGCTCTTATATGTGAGGCCaggaaataaaagaataaatgaGGATACTCGTTTTCTTGCTTCAAATCAGAATAGGTGAAATCATGATACATTCctgtataaaaaaagttatcactccttaaatatcaaagttaatAAATATCGAAgcaaacaaaacatattctgTATTTGTTAGAAcgtttcaaaatataataaaactcattattattatttagtcAAAATACATTCTTCTCACAAATTTACTCATTTCATTTGTGATGTAGACCGATTATTTCCACTTATTTgttggattgattgattgattgttggttgctttacgctgcattagcacaaaaaggctatatcgcggcgaccTATGTGTTGGAAGAAACCCCATCTACATTAAAACAGCTTTAAGAATTGTTCTTCAAATATAACAGTCAATTATTCTTACAGTTTTACAAGCAACAGCAATGCAGCGTTTACTGGCTTACATGAAACGTTTAGGAATAAGACCTGTGGAACTTCTAAGAggatttgataaaaatgtacaatttgaCATCACAAAGGACGAATTCATCAAGCGTTTAAAGGTAGTTTTTAATCTGCAgtataaagaatttattactTCCTTTAAAGTCGTATGAAACGAATGACTGGTGAAAATGTTGTTTATCGAATTCTCAAActaatgcatgtatatatcataatatgtgcacactttaaatatttttttacacatcCATATCGTATgatcgtttatattttttctctcgGTCTGTTATGATGTTAAAATATGGCAGCCAATTAATTGTCGTGTTTTGAAGCATATCATACCGATTGTCACCTgatagtaaacaatcaacaacaaAGCATGGATATTGCGCACGTGTATAGCATGGATGTTGCGCACGTGTATAGCATGAACAATAAGATAATAGTTAGTTTCAATGACAGAAACATGCGTCTAGCGATCACTGGATTTTACGAGTAAGCTCACTGCGCTGGGTTCACTGCATACGGAAAACATACCGGCGAATTGTTATCTGGaagcaaacaattaaaaaaagttaattattcTTAATTTGGACAAATTATAGAATgttcttgagaaaaaaatgtatattcttcagttttatattcaaacaagccatttaattgtaaacaaaactttcatattttaatttggaGTTTCATTTGacttataatagaaaaaaatagatatataaatttaaaatgttttcgaatattgttttcttttatctcATGTACACAATACAATAAAGTAAAAACCCAGCTGACACTGTTTAATAACCAAACGATTGTATTGACATATGTTTGTCAAACTGAATCGCTAAAACAGGAATccatccatttttttatacaactttttacaattaacaattaaatttattttcgcCGTTGCTAATCagcaattttttaatcaaatgtaaCATTCTATTTTAAGAAATGTGGTGTCCATTTGTTCAAGTTTGAGATGGATGCACTAGCAGACTCTATAGCTGTACatggaaatataaattacaaGTATATATGTAACCAATACTACAGTGAATTTAAGAcgatttattaaaataaaccgGTTAATTATACAAGacatttaatgtaatttttttttattattcatatcgaaaacaattaattgaatcatttcgacaaatacatattttttttttatgaaaaaatggcaTTGCAATAATAGTCTCCTTTGACAGTAGTAGAGGTCGACTAATTCGCCTTTTCAGAAACTAGAGGATTATGGGTAATCtcattgttcgtacaccaaaatgaaaataacattacgtcattggttgcatttcaattgtttagaacgtttttaaccaatcacaacgttgTGTTGTACGCTTTTCCATATATTATCCATAATGCATAAAATTCTGAAAAGGCGAATTgtctgatttttgtttttcagaaaGCTTGTGGATGCAGTTAAGGAAGAAATATATGGCGAAAGAAGATTGAAGATCAAAGAaagacaacaaataaaaaaagtcaaggAACACCACAAAAGAATTTTAGATCTTAACCTACCAACAAAAGTTGTATCTACTGATGAAAAAGAGCTCATTGTAGTGACAAAACAACAAGGAGGAACACAAATAAAGAAACTACCATCCATTGCCTCTACAAGTTATCACAGTATCTTGTCGTCTGCTAGTAAAATATCACTATCAAATAAGGAAGATGAAATATTATCTGCACGGAGTAAAAAGGCAACTGGTATATCTTACAGTGCGCCACTTGGTGGAACAGTAGAGAAAGCTAAAACTAAAAAGAAGAAACGACGAATAAAGAAACAACCCACAGTTAAGAGTTGGATGTCCAAAGCGGCAGtttgataattaaaaattacCTTAAATAGATACTTAACAGacatcgtatttttttttataataaaagatatatgttAGATTGAACGTAGAACAgttctgttttaaaataaacaagctGAGAGTGTCTTtacaaagataagaaaaagaTTTCAGTTACAGGATCCCAGTCCTGTACCGAATGCAGTCCAAAAATATATCTACAATCTTTTAAATGGGATATTGTACCGAGATGGAAACGATGTAAAGGGGCTTAAAAttgtagtatatatatttaaactgtCAACTcctgttaaatgttttaaaaaggttATATAATTATCTGTGTTTCTATACTGGGTACAGAAGTACGTGATTTTgaaatttgctttaaatttaacaaGTTTATTTATAGCAAATGTTAAATGGTTGCCATCGACACTTATTTACacaaatttacatatttgtttataaagttTCATTGCACAGTTTACGAAATAACATAATGATAATTGAAGATACAAACTGATTTATATGCTCCATAGGGTTTCTCTTAAAATTTGAGAGAACAAATTATgtaatatgtgtttttttcaaggtaAATGAACTTTATTGAGTTTATACCttatatcataaacatgttttgcgttttatattttttttttctcagaataattgttgatttttagatataaagtacgaatcaaaatataatgtacTGAATTTTAAGTGGGttattatatattcatgtagttttcatacacaaatatatagagtatactgatttgtatcactacAATGTAATAGTTATTACGATGAGGTTGAATTCcctgtcatttattcatcatccacGTACGAACTTTGTCTCaggaaaaaatatatctaaCCTCACTTACAGGCATAGAGATGTGATTTTGTTCTGTGACAAGTGCTAACGACCATCCACAGGAACTTGcagtcatccgatgttcagtacttcagttcTTCGATTAGTTCAGGAAAGAAATTgttattgtaaaagtaaaagtaCAAATCTTTATATACATGCTCTTTATTATGTCATAAGGATAATTGGAGCtttaaattacataatataatCAAGCTTGTTATCATTACCGTATTATTAATATCGAGTATCTTTTTTCAACTCCAAATTAAAGgatcaataattgtttattgttgtgATGATAATTCAATACAAAACAACGTTTGTATCACTTCAGAAAAGGTGGGGGTGGTGGAATTTACAGTCGTAAATGCTTAAAATGACATTAAACTGTGATGAAAATATACCTTGAAAAAAGGTGCATCACCCCTTCATGTTTTTAACCAATACCAAAATGCATTGAAAACAAcaggcaaaagataccaaagggacattcaaactcataagtcgagaATAAACtgaacaaataaaggcaacagtagtatacc includes these proteins:
- the LOC134687428 gene encoding leucine-rich repeat-containing protein 74A-like isoform X1 — its product is MNVKKNTVTFKIDETSEDVSRHISEDKDEECKKVIYPEEISSDFDTDLDIIPPPKDQKTNAETCIHIYKTACFNLGNHTPQQKIIDTLDKPMMSLSSRSLGPSAIRPLCLALTENMKIETLNLDAVDLQDEGCKYVSEMLLENSSICRLNVSKNGLGPIAANYLSIAMIQSQFLQQLNLSENKFDFEAALSLSRAIAKNDRICNIDLSKNGFCSRSGNVLGSAIAENKKLEKLNLSWNEIRGKGAVAVFKGIMVNTCLKSIDLSWNGLGYEGTLSLCEALKRNRTLHTIDISNNRINWKAAEILSRALSKNTTLQVLHIGNNPITTTGAMDLVEAAETKTSALKSLDLTDIPVLSETTLLAFVINRQRPFQFVHGDVVHTPDVLGQRFVLQATAMQRLLAYMKRLGIRPVELLRGFDKNVQFDITKDEFIKRLKKCGVHLFKFEMDALADSIAVHGNINYKKLVDAVKEEIYGERRLKIKERQQIKKVKEHHKRILDLNLPTKVVSTDEKELIVVTKQQGGTQIKKLPSIASTSYHSILSSASKISLSNKEDEILSARSKKATGISYSAPLGGTVEKAKTKKKKRRIKKQPTVKSWMSKAAV
- the LOC134687428 gene encoding leucine-rich repeat-containing protein 74B-like isoform X3 codes for the protein MNVKKNTVTFKIDETSEDVSRHISEDKDEECKKVIYPEEISSDFDTDLDIIPPPKDQKTNAETCIHIYKTACFNLGNHTPQQKIIDTLDKPMMSLSSRSLGPSAIRPLCLALTENMKIETLNLDAVDLQDEGCKYVSEMLLENSSICRLNVSKNGLGPIAANYLSIAMIQSQFLQQLNLSENKFDFEAALSLSRAIAKNDRICNIDLSKNGFCSRSGNVLGSAIAENKKLEKLNLSWNEIRGKGAVAVFKGIMVNTCLKSIDLSWNGLGYEGTLSLCEALKRNRTLHTIDISNNRINWKAAEILSRALSKNTTLQVLHIGNNPITTTGAMDLVEAAETKTSALKSLDLTDIPVLSETTLLAFVINRQRPFQFVHGDVVHTPDVLGQRFVLQATAMQRLLAYMKRLGIRPVELLRGFDKNVQFDITKDEFIKRLKKACGCS
- the LOC134687428 gene encoding leucine-rich repeat-containing protein 74B-like isoform X2 — encoded protein: MMSLSSRSLGPSAIRPLCLALTENMKIETLNLDAVDLQDEGCKYVSEMLLENSSICRLNVSKNGLGPIAANYLSIAMIQSQFLQQLNLSENKFDFEAALSLSRAIAKNDRICNIDLSKNGFCSRSGNVLGSAIAENKKLEKLNLSWNEIRGKGAVAVFKGIMVNTCLKSIDLSWNGLGYEGTLSLCEALKRNRTLHTIDISNNRINWKAAEILSRALSKNTTLQVLHIGNNPITTTGAMDLVEAAETKTSALKSLDLTDIPVLSETTLLAFVINRQRPFQFVHGDVVHTPDVLGQRFVLQATAMQRLLAYMKRLGIRPVELLRGFDKNVQFDITKDEFIKRLKKCGVHLFKFEMDALADSIAVHGNINYKKLVDAVKEEIYGERRLKIKERQQIKKVKEHHKRILDLNLPTKVVSTDEKELIVVTKQQGGTQIKKLPSIASTSYHSILSSASKISLSNKEDEILSARSKKATGISYSAPLGGTVEKAKTKKKKRRIKKQPTVKSWMSKAAV